A window of the Diceros bicornis minor isolate mBicDic1 chromosome 28, mDicBic1.mat.cur, whole genome shotgun sequence genome harbors these coding sequences:
- the NR4A3 gene encoding nuclear receptor subfamily 4 group A member 3 isoform X2, translated as MPCVQAQYSPSPPGSSYAAQTYGSEYTTEIMNPDYAKLTMDLGSTEITATATTSLPSFSTFMEGYSSNYELKPSCLYQMQPSGPRPLIKMEEGRAHGYHHHHHHHHHHHHQQQQQQQPSIPPPSGQEDEVLPSTSMYFKQSPPSTPTTPGFPPQAGALWDEALPSAQGCIAPGPLLDPPMKAVPTVAGARFPLFHFKPSPPHPPAPSPAGGHHLGYDPTAAAALSLPLGAAAAAGSQAAALEGHPYGLPLAKRAAALAFPPLGLTASPTASSLLGESPSLPSPPNRSSSSGEGTCAVCGDNAACQHYGVRTCEGCKGFFKRTVQKNAKYVCLANKNCPVDKRRRNRCQYCRFQKCLSVGMVKEVVRTDSLKGRRGRLPSKPKSPLQQEPSQPSPPSPPICMMNALVRALTDSTPRDLDYSRVSFLMSSF; from the exons ATGCCCTGCGTGCAAGCCCAGTATAGCCCTTCGCCTCCAGGTTCCAGTTATGCAGCCCAGACCTACGGCTCGGAATACACCACGGAGATCATGAACCCCGACTACGCCAAGCTGACCATGGACCTCGGCAGCACCGAGATCACGGCCACGGCCACCACATCCCTGCCCAGCTTCAGTACCTTCATGGAGGGCTACTCGAGCAACTACGAACTCAAGCCCTCCTGCTTGTACCAAATGCAGCCGTCGGGGCCGCGGCCCTTGATCAAGATGGAGGAGGGCCGCGCGCACggctaccaccatcaccaccaccaccaccaccaccaccatcaccagcagcagcagcagcagcagccttcCATTCCGCCCCCCTCTGGCCAGGAGGACGAGGTGCTGCCCAGCACCTCCATGTACTTCAAGCAGTCGCCGCCGTCCACCCCCACCACGCCGGGCTTCCCCCCGCAGGCGGGGGCGCTCTGGGACGAAGCGCTGCCCTCGGCGCAGGGCTGCATCGCGCCGGGCCCGCTGCTCGACCCGCCGATGAAGGCGGTGCCCACGGTGGCCGGCGCGCGCTTCCCGCTCTTCCACTTCAAGCCCTCGCCGCCGCACCCGCCCGCGCCCAGCCCGGCCGGCGGCCACCACCTGGGCTACGACCCGACGGCCGCCGCCGCGCTCAGCCTGCCGCtaggagccgccgccgccgcgggcaGCCAGGCCGCCGCGCTCGAGGGCCACCCGTACGGGCTGCCGCTGGCCAAGAGGGCGGCCGCGCTGGCCTTCCCGCCGCTCGGCCTCACCGCCTCTCCCACCGCCTCCAGCCTGCTGGGCGAGAGCCCCAGCCTGCCGTCGCCGCCCAACAGGAGCTCGTCGTCGGGCGAGGGCACGTGCGCCGTGTGCGGGGACAACGCCGCCTGCCAGCACTACGGCGTGCGCACCTGCGAGGGCTGCAAGGGCTTCTTCAAG AGAACGGtgcagaaaaatgcaaaatatgttTGCCTGGCAAATAAAAACTGCCCCGTAGACAAGAGACGTCGAAACCGATGTCAGTACTGTCGATTTCAGAAGTGTCTCAGTGTCGGGATGGTTAAAGAAG TTGTCCGTACAGATAGTCTGAAAGGGAGGAGAGGTCGGCTGCCTTCCAAACCAAAGAGCCCGTTACAGCAGGAACCTTCTCAGCCCTCTCCACCTTCTCCTCCGATCTGTATGATGAATGCCCTTGTCCGAGCTTTAACAGACTCAACGCCCAGAGATCTCGATTATTCCAGAGTAAGTTTTTTGATGTCCTCCTTTTGA